A stretch of DNA from Lepus europaeus isolate LE1 chromosome 11, mLepTim1.pri, whole genome shotgun sequence:
gattaacctactgtgccacagcaccagccccaataaatctttttttttttttttttttttttttttttttgacaggcagagtggatagtgagagagagagacagagagaaaggtcttcctttttgccgttggttcaccaaccaatggccgctactgccagcgcatctcgctgatctgaagccaggagccaggtgcttctcctggtctacccatgcgggtgcagggcccaaggacctgggccatcctccactgccttcccgggccatagcagagagctggcctggaagaggggcaaccgggacagaatccggcgtcccgaccgggactagaacccggtgtgccagcgctgcaaggcagaggattagcctgttaagccacggcgccggccccagtaaatcttttttaaatgtaaacattaaaaaggagtcaatgctgtggcatagaaagctAAGCCTCTGTTTACAGTGcctccatcccatgtgggcaccagtttgagtcccagctgctccacttgtgatccagctccctgctaacccacctgggaaaacaatggaggatggcccatgggcttgggcccttgtgcccacatgggagacccagagaaagctcctggcttcagattggctcagtccaggctgttgcagctagttagggagtgaatcagcagatggaagacctctctttttctctctctgtctttccttctctctcagtaactctgtctttcaaataagtaaaataaatctttttttaaaaaatgagattgtggagccagtgctgtagtgtagtaggttaagcctctacctgcagtgcctacatcccatatgggcactggttcatgtctcagctgctcctcttctgatccagctctctgcttatggcctgggaaggcaatggaagatggtccaagagcttgggcccctgcacccatgtgagagactgggaagaaactcctggctcctggcttcgaataggcccagctctggccatcgtggccaattgaaaagttaaccagtagatggaagacctctctttctctctctctacctctgcctctctatagctctagctttaaaataaataaataagtctttaaaaaaaaaaaaaaaaaaaaaaggccagtgccgcagctccctaggctaatcctctgcctgcagtgctggcaccccaggttctagtcccagttggggcaccggttctgtcctggttgcccctcttccaggccagctctctgctgtggcctgggagtgcagtggaggatggcccgggtccttgggccctgcacccgcatgggtagaccaggagaagcacctggctcctggcttcggatctgcgtggtgcgccggctgcagtggccattgtgggggggtgaaccaacggataaaaaaggaagacctttctctctctctctttcactgtccactccgcctgtcaaaaaaaaaaaaaaaaaaaaggcacactgGAAGTATAAAACACACCCCAGATTTCAAAGACTTAGTAttcaaaaagaatgtaaaaaaaaagtcttaaaaaatgaaatggtgaGATATACACTGCTTTTTCTGCTTAAGGATGTACTGTAGCCATTCTTCCACGTCAGTAAGGAAAGGGAAGTTGAGTGTGAAGTTAGCAGATTATAGGCTGCTGGTCCCTCGGGCTGACTGGTTATCATGTCTTTGACAGGACAACGATTTCTTGCGGAACACAGTGCACAGGCATGAGCCACCTGTTACGGCAGAACCTATTCGCCTACTAGCTGAGAATGACGACGTGGTAGTTGTAGACAAGCCATCTTCCATTCCCGTCCACCCCTGCGGCCGCTTCCGGCATAACACTGTCATCTTCATCCTGGGCAAGGAGCACCAACTCAAGGAGCTACACCCATTGCATCGCCTTGACCGCCTTACATCAGGGGTGCTCATGTTTGCCAAGACAGCTGCTGTTTCTGAGAGAATTCATGAGCAGGTTCGGGACCGGCAGGTGAGCCAGGTCATGAGTACTCTGTGACAAAACGCATCAGAGTTCTGTTACCTCAAGTGGGCCTTCATGTTGATCAGGAAGATCAACACCTAAAGTGGCAAAGACAGGTGATAGCATTTGTTTCAAAAGGTCTTTATTCGTGGCATACATTGCCTCTCTTGGTTacttgttttgaaggttttttttttttttttttttttatacaggcagagtggatagtgagagagagagacagagagaaaggtcttcctttgccgttggttcaccctccaatggccactgtggctggcgcatcgcgctaatccgaagccaggagccaggtgcttctcctggtctcccatggggtgcagggcccaagcacttgggccatcctccactgccttcccgggccatagcagagagctggcctggaagaggggcaaccgggatagaatccggcgccccaaccgggactagaacccggtgtgccggcgccgcaaggcagaggattagcctgttaagccacggcaccggcctgttttGAAGTTTTAAAGCACTGACGGGCTGAGCAAGTTTTTCAAGGTTGTGGAGATAACTGGCTTGGTGGGGAGATTCTGGATGAAGTGGGAAGAGTTTTGAGTAGAGGAGTTGAAGGATGATGACTGTGGTCTTGTAATTCTGAATCAGGATAGCAAATTTATTGAGTGTATGCAGTATACCAGGCTTTGTATCAGGCACATTGGAGCCAGACTTACCTAATGCTCATAACAGTCTTTGGAGGTACATGCTGTTCTAATGTCACATGTTCCAGATGTGTTAGTGAAACTTCAGGATGTTAAGTAGTATGGCCAGGATCACAAAATCGGCAGATGCTGGAGCTGGGGTTGAATCCTCTTCTGATACTGATACATTCCTTATCACTCCACGGAGGGTTTAGACTTTGTGCTGACTTTCTGTCTTTTCCCTCCTGTGTAGCTGGAGAAGGAGTACGTGTGCCGGGTGGAAGGGGAGTTTCCTGTCGAGGAAGTGACCTGCAAGGAACCCATCTTAGTGGTGTCTTACAAAGTAGGCGTGTGTCGGGTAGATCCCCGGGGCAAGCCCTGCGAGACAGTGTTCCAGAGGCTGAGCTACAATGGCCACTCCAGCGTGGTGCGGTGCCGGCCGCTCACAGGCCGCACCCACCAGATCCGAGTCCATCTGCAGTTCTTGGGCCACCCTATTCTCAATGACCCCATCTACAACTCAGTTATCTGGGGTCCCTCTCGAGGCCGAGGTGGCCACATTCCCAAGACAGATGAGGAACTGCTGCGGGACCTGGTGGCAGagcaccaagcaaaacaaagcctGGACGTGCTGGATCTGTGTGAGAGCGACCTGTCCCCAGGACTCACCGACCCTACAGCTCCCTCCTCAGAGTTAGGCGAGGACAGCATGCAGAAGTTGGCTGCAGTCCCGAAGATGGCTGGAGTAGTCgaggcagcctcccaggatctggaCACAGCGGCCTCGGCACCAGAGAAGGCCCCTGAAACTGATGTCACAAATCAAGAGACAGACCCACTGTGTGCTGAGTGCCGGCTGCTGCACCAGGATCCCTTGCCCCGGGAACTTGTGATGTTCCTACATGCCTTGCGCTATAAAGGGCCAGGTTTTGAGTACTCTTCACCCATGCCGGCCTGGGCACAGGATGACTGGCAAGAAGACTGAAGGCTGTGGCCAGTGAAAGGATTGCTTCTTGGGTTGGGACAAGtgggccccagggcaggggctgcctcCGTGGGCTGGTACTCAGCATTTCTTTAGGAATGAGGTTGGGCTGTAAAGGGACCTGTTCATTACTACCTCTTTCCTTCCTGTCCTTCCAGCTAGAGTTTGGGGACTTTTTGATTTATAAATACATATCCCCTTTTCTAACACCTATTCTGATTGTCTCACTGCTTGTTTCTTTTATTGAGATAAATTTCATGTAACATAAAGTTCACCACTTTAATGTGTATAATTCAGTGGCACTTAGTATGTTTACAATGTTATCGAACATTaccctttttttgtatttttaaattaattatgtatttatttgaaaggcagagtgacagagagagaagagacagagatcttccatctgctggttcactctccaaatggccacaacaactggtgctgggccaggccaaagccagggaaacagaagctttttctggatctcccatgtgggtggtagggaccagggacttggaccatcttccgctgctttcccaggtattttatcagggagctggatgggaagtggagcagccagaactcaaaccagtgcccatatgaaatgccagtgttgcaggtggtggtttaacctgctgtgccacaatgctggcctctcaaatatcaccttttacataatttttaaaacatcttaatcTCCCCAGAAGAATGCTTGTACTCATTAAGCAGCCATACTCTATCCCTTTCCCACCAGGCCCTGGTAACCATTAATCTACTTCCCAACTCTATGGGTTtgtctattctggacatttcatataaatggaattatacagtATGTGACCTTCTGTGTCcatctttcacttagcataatattttcaaggttcatctaaGTTGAAGCATGAATCAAAAATTATGCCTTTTTTGTGGCAGAATAATGTTTCATTGtatgtgtataccacattttgtatATCCAGTCACCAACTGATGGACATTCAGGTTCTCACCTTTTAGTTATTATGAGTAACACTGCTATAAGCGTGTGTTTACAAGTGTTTTGTTGGGATatgttttcagttatttatttgaatatgtaCCTTGATGtgaaattgctgagtcatatggtaatttctatgtttgtttattttaagattgatttattcatggggccagtgttgtggcttagcaggttaagcctctgcctatggtgccagcatcccatgtaggtgccagttcgagacctggctgctctacttccaatccagctccctgataatgaatctgggaaagcagtggaagatggcccaagtccctgggcccctaccatatgggag
This window harbors:
- the RPUSD2 gene encoding pseudouridylate synthase RPUSD2 translates to MPSDVFRSRPWSCDSEVMWLSTCWWLRVPVQRLFDLRPLRFTKTWGVSWSRMAETLSAEAEAAGMLRAPAQQNGDAGGDARREPLPGLPEPAPGNGEQTPGGGEQASAAAPGPGKRKKRRGAAGERVVPPPKKRRTGVSFSDEHFAETSYYFEGGLRKVRPYYFDFRTYCKGRWVGHSLLHVFSTEFRAQPLAYYQAALRAGRLHLNEEPVQDLSIVLKDNDFLRNTVHRHEPPVTAEPIRLLAENDDVVVVDKPSSIPVHPCGRFRHNTVIFILGKEHQLKELHPLHRLDRLTSGVLMFAKTAAVSERIHEQVRDRQLEKEYVCRVEGEFPVEEVTCKEPILVVSYKVGVCRVDPRGKPCETVFQRLSYNGHSSVVRCRPLTGRTHQIRVHLQFLGHPILNDPIYNSVIWGPSRGRGGHIPKTDEELLRDLVAEHQAKQSLDVLDLCESDLSPGLTDPTAPSSELGEDSMQKLAAVPKMAGVVEAASQDLDTAASAPEKAPETDVTNQETDPLCAECRLLHQDPLPRELVMFLHALRYKGPGFEYSSPMPAWAQDDWQED